The Streptomyces sp. WZ-12 genome segment CTGACCGAGGGGGCCGAGCACGATCCAGAGGGTGGGGACGGTGCCGGCCGCGGGCATGTCCTGGTGCACCAGGCGGGAGAAGATCATGTTGATCACGAGGAACGCGGCGAACAGGCTGATCCCGAACATCGCCAGGCAGGCCAGGATCATGGTCAACCGCGGCTGCCCTGCGGGAGTGTGCGGGATCAGCAGGGCCCCCATGGCGGCCGAGACCATCGGGGGCACGACCGGCATCAGCCAGCCTCCGAAGGCCGCGTCGGGGGCCGCCTTGTGCCGGGTGATCATCCGGAAGGGGATGGTGAAGGCGGTGAGCAGCCCGAGGACGGTCCCCGCCAGCCACAGGGTCCAGTCAACGGCGACGGCGGCGTCCATGCCGATCCAGTCCTTGCCGAGCAACAGGGCCCCGGCGCCGACGGTCATCAGGGCCATCGGGGGAGCACCGTAGAACTGGGACATCACCGGATTGTTGCCGTGGGCGAGGGCGATGTCCCGGTGGCGTATCCAGTGCACGGTCCAGGCGGCGACCATCACCAGCAGGAGCAGCGCGGCACCTGCCCACACCACCGTGGCAGCGGTCCGCAGGCCGGGGAACTGGAGCGGGAGGGTGGCGGCCGCGTTGGCGACGATGCCGGTGCCCATCACGGAGGCGAACCAGTTGGGGCCGAGGTGCCGGACGACCTCGCGGGGCCGTTCGAGGTCGCGCAGCACGGGGTGCTGCGCGGTGGAGGTGGGTGCGGTCGTGGTGCTCATGCCTCCACACTGCGGCGACCCGTAATAGCGTGGTAGCGGGGCCCGGTCAATGGGTCCATAGAATGGTTCTATGCGCTTGTCCCCGCACGTCCCCGACCTCCCCGCCCTGGACCTGCTGCTCAGCGTCATCGAGCTCGGCAGCCTCGGCCGGGCGGCCGAAGCCCACGGCATCACCCAGCCCTCGGCCAGCTCCCGCATCCGCTACCTGGAGCGCCTGGTGGGCGTACCCGTGCTGGAACGTACGACACTGGGCTCCCGCCCCACCCAGGCTGGCTCCCTGATCGCCGAATGGGCCCGGAGCGTCATCGACGCGGCGCAGCAACTGGACGCCGGGATCGAGACGTTGCGCACCAAGCGCGACTCCCGACTGCACGTGGCCGCCAGCCAGACCGTGGCCGAGTACCTCTTCCCCCGGTGGCTGATGGCGCTGCGCGCCCACAACCCCGCAACAACCGTAGCCCTTGAATCCGGCAACTCCGCCGAGGTGGCCGCAGCCGTCCTGGAAAGCCGGGCCGAGATCGGATTCATCGAGAGCCCGCGCGCACCCAGGGGACTGCACAGCCAAGCCGTGGCGAAGGACCAACTCGTCGTGGTGATCGCCCTCGACCACCCCTGGGCGCGGCGGCCCACGATCCCGCTCGGCGAGCTGGCCGACACCCCCCTGATCCTGCGCGAGTCCGGATCCGGCACGCGCACCGCCTTCGAACGCGCCATGGTCGCCCGTCTACCCGCCTGGCAACCCACCACCGGCATGGAACTGTCCTCCACCACCGCCATCAAGGCAGCGGTGGCCGGCGGCGCGGGGCCCGCAGTCCTCAGTTCACTGGCGGTTGCCGCCGAACTGGCCGCAGGCGTCCTGAAGTCGACGGCAGTGGAAGACCTTGACCTGAGCCGGGTACTGCGCGTCGTCTGGCCCACCGGCCAACGGCCCGCCGGCCCGGCCCGCGACCTGGTCGCCATCGCCCGCCAGCAGTCCGTAGCAGCCGGGCAGGGAAGGCAAGGGCGTTCCGCAAAGAGCTCCCGCACATAGAACCGCTCTATGGATGCATTGGCCCGTTGCCGCTACCGGCGCCGAACTCCCCGGCGGAGGGTGAAGGGGACAAGGACGTCGGCGACGAAGCCGGCCCCACCGATGAAGCTGGGACACGATGTACACCCTCCTCTTCCTCCTGATCGCCCTGTGCGTGCTCGCGATATTCCGCGACTGGTCACGCCGGGCGCGGCTGCTGATGTGGTCCGCGACCCTGCTCCTCTCGGTCCTCGCGTTCGTCCCCCACATCCTCGCCCACACCTTCCACCTGGCCCTGTGACCGGCCGAGCTTCCGAGGAGGAGCCCACGATGACCACCACCACCTTCCCCGTGGCCGCAGCCCGCACCGGCAACAAGCTCGGCCTGCTCTTCGCCAACCTGTACGTGCTCGGGATGTGCGGCACCATCGGTGGCGCCTACCTCTTCCAGTTCGGACTGTGGGAGTACCCCTGCCCCATGTGCCTGCTGCAGCGCATGTTCATGCTGCTCAGCGCACTCGGCCCGGCCCTGATCATCCACCGCTCCCGCAAGGGCACCGTCACCACCCGGGACACCGCCTCCGGCTGGGGCTGGGCCATCGTGTGCGCCCTGCTCGGCTCCACCGTCTCGATCACCCAGGTCCTCATGCACATCGTCCCCCCGGACCCCGGCTACGCCGGCGCCCTCTTCGGCCTCCACCTCTACACCTGGGCCGCCATCACCTTCGGCGCCGCCGTCCTCGCCGCCGGCATCGCCCTGGTCCTGACCCACGAGAGCGAGCCCCTCGACGCCGCCACCGCCACCCCGGCCCTGCGCGGCCTCGGCACCGTGAGCCTCTACCTGCTCGCCTTCTTCGCCGTCTCCAACCTCGTCGCCTGCTTCTTCCTGCAGGGCTTCCACTGGCAGATGCCGGGCGACCCCACCGGCTACGCCTTCTTCACCGACCTCTTCTAACGCGAGGTCCCGCCCCCTGCCGTCGCGCATCCGTCGAAGAATTCCCACACACCGGTGTTGCTCCTGCGTTCGGTTGATCCCAGTGGCTCTGGGATCAACCGAACGCGTGCGTGCGGGTCGTGACCCGGGCCAGGCCGTCCAGGTCGACGTGGCGCAACCGAGCGGCCTGACCGGCTGGCGATCCCGCAGCGGGCCTCGACCATGCCTCCGGGGAGGATGCGTCGCCCCTTCAGACGGATCCGCCTGAAGGGGCGACGACGAGCATCGAGCGCCGAGCTGAACGAATGCCCGGCGGCTCGGTCCTGTTACGGGGCCTTGGTTCAGCCGTACGGCCAGCTCGCGGTTGCGCGGCCCTACGGCGGCGGATGGGAGCCCGCGTTACAGCCGGACTCGCTGGGCGCCGTGCTCGCCGTTGCCCTGCTGAGCCGTCGCCTCAACTGGTGTCTCGGGGCCCGCTTCTGCCCGCCACCGGTCGAGTACCACGCCTGGGCTGAACTGCCAGGCACAGGTCCGGTAGGCGAGTACACCCTCGGCGGGTGGCATCACCGCACCGCCCTGAGCATCTGAACCTGACAGGGCGTGTCCCTACCCGGCCGGAGCGGTTGAAGTGCATATCCGACATGCCGTCCGAAGGAGTGAAGTGTGCCCCCTGTCGCCGAGGTCGCCGCAACCGTTCCTGAACGCCACTACACCCACCATGAAGGCCGCGGACCCACCCCGCACCGCTCCAACCCGGCAGTTATCCACCGGTAGTTGACCTTGCTGGAGGTCGCTGAGGGCATGCGCGTCATGGAGATCGGCACCGGCTCCGGCTCTCCGGCGCCCTCCTTGCCAGCCTCGTTGGTGCCTCTGGAGCCGTCATCAGCGTTGACATCGACCCCTATCTGACCCGCTGGGCCAATGTCATTCACCAGGAACGTGGTGTGGAGAACGTCGACTGTTTCACCGGCGACGGCACCGCCGGGCACCCCGAACGCGCCTCCTACGATCGCCTGGTGGCCTGGTGCACCCCGGCCCTGTTGCCGGACGCGTGGATCGACCAACTCGCCAACGGCTGCTGGTCCTCAACATCCGCCAGCCGCAGAGCTTCTCGGTCGTCACCAGCCTCGGCATCATCATGATCTGCACGGCGTATCTGCTGGTCACCGCGCCGATGCTGGTCGCCAGGCTGCGCGGCGGATGGCAGTCGGCCGGCGGCGGCCGGTTCAGCCTGGGCCGCTGGGGGCTGCCGGTCAACGCCGTCGCGGTCCTCTGGGGCGCCGCCATGATCGTCAACGTGGCCTGGCCGCGCGACGCCGTCTACAACGCCGCCCCGCCGTACCACTGGTACCTGCGCTGGGGCGGGGTGCTCTTCGTCGGCCTGGTCGCGCTCGGCGGCTTCGCCTACTACTGGTGCGTTCAGCGCCACCGCACCGGCGTCCTCGCCGAGCACGCCGCACGACCGGTCGGCCCCGACGGCGACGACACCGATACCGACACCGCGTTCACCGTCCCGGTACACGACTGACCGCCCGGGCGGGGCCGCCGGCAGGGTCGGACGAACAGCGGCGGCCCCGTCGGGGCCTGAACGGGCCGGCTACAGGCGGCAGTTGTCCAGTACGGCCACCGCCCGCCGCACCCGCTCGGCCTCCGCCGGGTCCACCTCGCCGAGCAGCAGCCCGGGGGCGCCGCCCAGGCGCGCCCGGACCGTGCCGTCCGGGCCGATCAGCGCGCTGTGGCCGACCCCGGTGGGTGCCTTGGTGGGCGCCTCCGGGTCGGCGTCCTGGTCCGGCGCCGCCTGGCCCACCGCCGCCAGCCACACCGTCGCGTCCAGCGCCCTGGCCCGCACCAGCAGGTCCCACTGCTCCCGCTTGCCGGGGCCCGCGCCCCAGGACGCGGGCAGCAGCGACACCGTCGCCCCGGCGTCCGCGTGCGCCCGGAAGAGCTCGGGGAACCGCAGGTCGTAGCAGGTCGCCAGGCCCACCCGGACGCCGTCCACGTCGATCGTCACCACCCGGTCGCCGGGCGCCACGGTGTCCGACTCCCGGAACCCGAACGCGTCGTAGAGGTGGATCTTGTCGTAGGACGCCTCCACCCCGGGCCCGGTCGCCAGCAGCGTGTTGGCCACCCGGCCGTCCGGTGCCGGGGTGAACATCCCCGCCACCACCGTCACTCCGGTCTCCTCGGCCACCGCCCGCACCCCTTCGGCCCACGGCCCGTCCAACGGCTCGGCCACCGGCCCCAGCGGCACTCCGAAGCGCACCATCGCCGCCTCCGGCAGCACCGCCAGTCGGGCCCCCTCGGCCGCGGCCCGGCGCACCAGCTCCGCGAGCTGTGCGAGGTTCTCCTTCGGCTCGGTCGAAGAGGTCATCTGGCACAGTGCGATACGCATCGGCACTCTCTCCCGTCGTCTCCGGTCCCACGACCCACAAAGAGATCGCGCGGGCCGCCCTGCCTTGGACGGTACGCCGTGCCGCGCCCGCACCACAGCTCCCCCTCGGGGCCGCCGGCCCCCGACCGCGGACGGCGCCCGGCCGGTCAGGCCCCGTCCGCGCCGGCGAGCTCCTCCGGGCGCAGCAGCGCGGCGAGCCGGTCCGCGGGCAACAGCCCCCGTTCCAGGACCAGTTCGGCGACCCCGCGCCCGGTGGCCAGGGCCTCCTTGGCGATCGCGGTCGCCGCGGTGTAGCCGATGTGCGGGTTGAGGGCGGTCACCAGGCCGATGGAGTTCTGCACGCTCTCCCGGAGGGTCTCGGTGTTGGCGGTGATGCCGTTGACGCAGCGTTCGGCGAGGGTGCGGCAGGCCGCCCCGAGGTGGGTGATGCTCTCCGACAGCGCGTGCAGGATGACCGGTTCGAAGGCGTTGAGCTGGAGCTGCCCGGCCTCCGCGGCCATGGTGATGGTGACGTCGTTGCCGATCACCTCGAAGGCGACCTGGTTGACCACCTCCGGGATCACCGGGTTGACCTTGCCCGGCATGATGCTGGAACCGGCCTGCACCGGCGGCAGGTTGATCTCCGCGAGCCCGGCGCGCGGGCCGGAGGAGAGCAGTCGCAGGTCGTTGCAGCTCTTGGAGAGCTTGACCGCGATCCGCTTGAGGACGCCGGAGAGGTGGACGAAGGCCCCGCAGTCCTGGGTGGCCTCCACCAGATTGGCGGCGGTCACCAACGGCAGCCCGGTGAGCTGCGCCAGGTGGCGCCGGACCGACTCGGCATAGCCCTTCGGGGCGTTGAGGCCGGTGCCGATGGCGGTGGCGCCGAGGTTGATCTCGTGGATCAGGGCCACCGCCTCGGCCAGCCGGCCCTGGTCCTCCTCCAACATCACCGCGTACGCCGAGAACTCCTGGCCCAGCGTCATCGGCACCGCGTCCTGGAGCTGGGTGCGGCCCATCTTGAGGACGTCCCGGAACTCCTCGGCCTTGGCCGCGAACGCCTCCCGCAGCACGGTCATCGACGCCAGCAGCTCGCGGACCGCGATCACGGTGGCGACCTTCACCGCGGTGGGGTAGGCGTCGTTGGTCGACTGGCTGAGGTTGACGTGCTCGTTGGGGTGCAGCGGGGCGTAGTCGCCCTTGGCGTGGCCGAGCAGCTCCAGCGCCCGGTTGGCGATCACCTCGTTGGCGTTCATGTTGGTGGAGGTGCCGGCGCCGCCCTGGATGACGTCGACGACGAACTGGTCGTGCAGGCGGCCGTCCCGGATCTCCCGGCAGGCGGCGGCGATCGCGTCGGCCTTCTCCGGGGCGAGCAGGCCGAGTTCGGCGTTGGCGCGGGCCGCGGCCTCCTTGACGGCGGCGAGCGCGTCGATCAGGTGCGGATAGCCGGAGATCGTGGTGCCGGTGATGGGGAAGTTCTCGACGGCGCGCAGGGTGTGCACGCCCCAGTAGGCATCCGCGGGTATCTCGCGCTCGCCGAGCAGGTCGTGTTCGCGGCGGTGGCCGGGGGTCATGACGGGGTCCTTCGTGCGGTGGTGTGCGGGAGGGGGGAGTGCGGCGCGGGTCAGGCCGCCGGGGAGCGGGGGAGGAGGTGGTCGTCGCGCAGCGGGGCGACCGGTTGCACGGCGCCGACCGTCGAACCGCCGCCCAGGACGGGGCGGGTGGCGAACGGGGCGAGTACCTCCGGGTCGATGCCGCAGCGGGCCAGCGCCGCGGCCGTGACCGGCATCCGGGCCCGGTCGGCGCCGTCGGCGATCTTCACGCCGACCGCCCGGCCGTCCGGTAGCGCCGCGATCTGGACGCCCTCGAAGCCGTCCTTGGCGAGCAGTCCGGGCACGGCGCGGACCAGGTGGGCGACGTCCCGATCGCGGCCGGAGACCATCTCGGGGTGGTGGCGCATGGCGTGCGCCACCCGGCCCGCCGCGGTGTCCGGTGCGGCGGTCGCCAGGCGGGCCGCGGCCCGGGTGAGCCCCAGCAGCGAGACCGCGAACAGCGGTGCGCCGCAGCCGTCGACGGTGACCTGGGCGATGCCCTGGCCAGTCAACTCCTCGACGGCCAGCGCGAGTTGGCGCTGGAGCGGGTGCTCGGGGTCGAGGTAGGTGTCCAGCCGCCACCCGCGGGCGCGCGCCGTCGCCAGCATCGCGGCGTGCTTGCCCGAGCAGTTCTGGGCGAGCCGGTCGGGGCCCAGGCCGCGGGCGAGCCATGCCTCCCGCTCGGCCGTCCCGTAGGGCAGGTCGGGCACGTTGCGCAGGTCGTCCTCGGTCAGTCCGCCGTCGCGCAGGATGCGCCGGGCGGTGGCCAGGTGGCGTTCCTCGCCGGAGTGGCTGGCCGCTACCAAGGCCAGCGCCGGGTCGTCCAGCGGCGGCAGCCCGGCCCGCAGCAGCCCGACGGCCTGTAGCGGCTTGAGCGCCGAGCGGGGGTAGAACGCGGCCTCGGCGTCGCCGAGTTGGTATACCACCGTGCCGTCCGCGGCCAGTACCACCACCGAGCCGTGGTGGACGCCCTCGACGAGGCCGCCGCGGACGACCTGGGCGACCGGGACGTGCCCGGGCGTGCGCAGGACCGGCGGCGGGGCCACCGACCGCCCCGCGCTCATGCCTCGCCCCCGGCCTGACCGGTCCGCACGATGGTGGACAGCGTGGTCTCGACCCGGGCGAGGTGGTGCTTCATCGCTTCGACGGCGTCGTGCTCGGAGCGGTCCACGAGTGCCTCGACGATCGCCCGGTGCTCCCGGTTCGACTGCTCCCGCCGCCCGCCGACGTCGTTGAGGAAGGCCGACTGGCGGGCCAGGGTGTCGCGGATCTCCTCGATCACCCGTCGGAACACCGGGTTCCGGGCGGCCTGGGCGATCGTCAGATGGAACAGCGTGTCCATGGCGACCCAGGCGGTGGTGTCGGTCTCCCGCTCCATCCGCTCCAGCAGGTGCGTCAGCTGGTCGAGGTCCTCCGGTGTCCGGCGCACCGCGGCGTAGCCGGCCACCGGGACCTCGACATGGCGGCGGACCTCCAGCAGGTCGCTGGCCGCGTAGTCGCCGAAGGTGGGGTCCGGTACCGCGCCGTCGGAGACCACGAAGGTCCCCTTGCCGGTGCGGGAGACCGTGAGCCCCATCGTCTGGAGGGCGCGCAGCGCCTCGCGGAGCACCGGGCGGCTCACTTCGAGGCGGCGGCACAGCTCGGCCTCGGAGGGCAGCTTGTCCCCGACCGCGTACTCGCCCCGCTCGATGGCCCCACGCAGGTGGCTCAGCACGGCCTCCATGGCGCTCACGCGCCGTGGCACCGCGGGGCTGGATATGTCGCCGGCTGTCTGGCTGTCTGACAGGTTCACCCGGGGATGGTCGGTCGGGGGCGGGGGAGCTGTCAAGCGGGCGGAGGTGAGGCGTACGTCATGCCCGGAGTGCGCGGAACCCCGGCCCCCGGGCGGCTCCGTGCCCCCAACGCCGGGGCCCGGCAGGTGAGTTCAGGGTCAGCCGGAAGTCGGGATCCCTCCCACCCGGACACCGCGTGAAAGGCCGAAACGGCGTGTGGTTAGCAT includes the following:
- a CDS encoding TDT family transporter; this encodes MSTTTAPTSTAQHPVLRDLERPREVVRHLGPNWFASVMGTGIVANAAATLPLQFPGLRTAATVVWAGAALLLLVMVAAWTVHWIRHRDIALAHGNNPVMSQFYGAPPMALMTVGAGALLLGKDWIGMDAAVAVDWTLWLAGTVLGLLTAFTIPFRMITRHKAAPDAAFGGWLMPVVPPMVSAAMGALLIPHTPAGQPRLTMILACLAMFGISLFAAFLVINMIFSRLVHQDMPAAGTVPTLWIVLGPLGQAVTAAGLLANAAPTALPAQYAHGLAVFATVFGVVTWGFAMLWLALAAAVTIRTARTTGLPFNLTWWGFTFPVGTCVTASSGLAARTGADLFHWAAVALYVLLLTAWAVTAFRTARGALRGTLFLPPPAAPATGPARGGRS
- a CDS encoding LysR family transcriptional regulator, coding for MRLSPHVPDLPALDLLLSVIELGSLGRAAEAHGITQPSASSRIRYLERLVGVPVLERTTLGSRPTQAGSLIAEWARSVIDAAQQLDAGIETLRTKRDSRLHVAASQTVAEYLFPRWLMALRAHNPATTVALESGNSAEVAAAVLESRAEIGFIESPRAPRGLHSQAVAKDQLVVVIALDHPWARRPTIPLGELADTPLILRESGSGTRTAFERAMVARLPAWQPTTGMELSSTTAIKAAVAGGAGPAVLSSLAVAAELAAGVLKSTAVEDLDLSRVLRVVWPTGQRPAGPARDLVAIARQQSVAAGQGRQGRSAKSSRT
- a CDS encoding disulfide bond formation protein B; protein product: MTTTTFPVAAARTGNKLGLLFANLYVLGMCGTIGGAYLFQFGLWEYPCPMCLLQRMFMLLSALGPALIIHRSRKGTVTTRDTASGWGWAIVCALLGSTVSITQVLMHIVPPDPGYAGALFGLHLYTWAAITFGAAVLAAGIALVLTHESEPLDAATATPALRGLGTVSLYLLAFFAVSNLVACFFLQGFHWQMPGDPTGYAFFTDLF
- a CDS encoding carbon-nitrogen hydrolase family protein, whose amino-acid sequence is MRIALCQMTSSTEPKENLAQLAELVRRAAAEGARLAVLPEAAMVRFGVPLGPVAEPLDGPWAEGVRAVAEETGVTVVAGMFTPAPDGRVANTLLATGPGVEASYDKIHLYDAFGFRESDTVAPGDRVVTIDVDGVRVGLATCYDLRFPELFRAHADAGATVSLLPASWGAGPGKREQWDLLVRARALDATVWLAAVGQAAPDQDADPEAPTKAPTGVGHSALIGPDGTVRARLGGAPGLLLGEVDPAEAERVRRAVAVLDNCRL
- the aspA gene encoding aspartate ammonia-lyase codes for the protein MTPGHRREHDLLGEREIPADAYWGVHTLRAVENFPITGTTISGYPHLIDALAAVKEAAARANAELGLLAPEKADAIAAACREIRDGRLHDQFVVDVIQGGAGTSTNMNANEVIANRALELLGHAKGDYAPLHPNEHVNLSQSTNDAYPTAVKVATVIAVRELLASMTVLREAFAAKAEEFRDVLKMGRTQLQDAVPMTLGQEFSAYAVMLEEDQGRLAEAVALIHEINLGATAIGTGLNAPKGYAESVRRHLAQLTGLPLVTAANLVEATQDCGAFVHLSGVLKRIAVKLSKSCNDLRLLSSGPRAGLAEINLPPVQAGSSIMPGKVNPVIPEVVNQVAFEVIGNDVTITMAAEAGQLQLNAFEPVILHALSESITHLGAACRTLAERCVNGITANTETLRESVQNSIGLVTALNPHIGYTAATAIAKEALATGRGVAELVLERGLLPADRLAALLRPEELAGADGA
- a CDS encoding asparaginase, whose protein sequence is MSAGRSVAPPPVLRTPGHVPVAQVVRGGLVEGVHHGSVVVLAADGTVVYQLGDAEAAFYPRSALKPLQAVGLLRAGLPPLDDPALALVAASHSGEERHLATARRILRDGGLTEDDLRNVPDLPYGTAEREAWLARGLGPDRLAQNCSGKHAAMLATARARGWRLDTYLDPEHPLQRQLALAVEELTGQGIAQVTVDGCGAPLFAVSLLGLTRAAARLATAAPDTAAGRVAHAMRHHPEMVSGRDRDVAHLVRAVPGLLAKDGFEGVQIAALPDGRAVGVKIADGADRARMPVTAAALARCGIDPEVLAPFATRPVLGGGSTVGAVQPVAPLRDDHLLPRSPAA
- a CDS encoding FadR/GntR family transcriptional regulator, with the translated sequence MNLSDSQTAGDISSPAVPRRVSAMEAVLSHLRGAIERGEYAVGDKLPSEAELCRRLEVSRPVLREALRALQTMGLTVSRTGKGTFVVSDGAVPDPTFGDYAASDLLEVRRHVEVPVAGYAAVRRTPEDLDQLTHLLERMERETDTTAWVAMDTLFHLTIAQAARNPVFRRVIEEIRDTLARQSAFLNDVGGRREQSNREHRAIVEALVDRSEHDAVEAMKHHLARVETTLSTIVRTGQAGGEA